Sequence from the Ziziphus jujuba cultivar Dongzao chromosome 9, ASM3175591v1 genome:
cgagcaccgactggcagggagGTTAAAgggagaaacttgcaaacggcacttcgacgtcccaacagtaccgctgctgaaaccatcatcccggccaaggaagggggcggctgtggccaataacaaacttgcctgcccacggtccaatggcaactacgggagaaataatacttgcgcgctaaaccacataatacttgctcgctaccacgtgtccatacaccagaacatcaatactgtatgagtgcgtctaaaataattattattaaccaaccgtaccgttttccaaaattaccgtggaaaatatattaaattctcacacttaccatcccacatatttttatttaacaaatcggtacgaaacatcgataacaattaaaccacaattttctcgaagtacgaggttcaaaaataaaaataccgcgggcataatttataaaatttaaacaaatattttcataaaatatttaacccaatcatacccgaaaataatacttaaaaccacgtatgaTTAGTACCAAAAtttactttgctcatgcataataaataaattaaaccacaataaaaccataaccaaattgtaccacataagcataatttaaataccaattaaacataattaattgcccaaaaataattttgaaggtgggtcactcaccttaagagcgtaaatcagctaagatcctccgcaggatcaactccactactcgtacgctcacctaaaacatccacagtacaccaaccaaatatattaatattttattcgggtaatccctaaatgggtacccggggagcgaacaccaaacgatatctaaaagttgcgagttatataccgaatcgaagctcgagtgatgaggatcacggattcggtcttactttccggtgatcggacccgagatggtcggaatctcgccggaaaactTTCGGGAtttcgactccgcaattctcccaaaccgtcgcgaattggcggaaacggatgccggatttcGGTTCATGAGGTTGAACACAGTGGATAGGGACTGGCGGTTCGACTGGgcactcgccggaacagtaacttccggtgagccgccgcggtcaccggcaaccgtcgtcggcggcggcgcgtgcggtggccgttggttgagagtttttgcagatttgtagatcgaggggagaggaatccaatgggactggcggtgaggcaaacggaggccagacggcggagaaatcggggtttgaagaatttcggcccctcgccggaaaaagctccgatcccggcgcgttggaggtccggtggccgtgaaatttggtgggtaggccggacttgaggaggtggtgagggatAGCTGGCGAatgtggccagaaaatggccgaaaagggGTCGATCGACGGTGGCCGTCGGTGggggggaaaaatcaccgccgatcttcgccgcctcgatccgggcacgtccggcggccaatggccgtgaaattttggggttttgccagaaatggggaggggCATCCGTCTGGCCGGCGTGTGTAAGGTGGATCGgcagaaaaatttgaaaaattccgaCGGCCAGTcggactttctctctctttctctctcctctctctctttctctctcttcctcgagatttttgtcaaataaaagccaccatgtgatactgttcattccatgtggaccaatcaggtgatgacatgtggcatcactgtgcatttaagccagatataataaaatattacagtatccggtgaatttcaaacgtccataacttcttaaccaaatgtccgatttaagcgtgccgctagtctatgaactcgtatcgacgagtactttacaaccatacaaaagtcaaaacaaaattacaccacaagaaaaagtcaactcccagcaccttttggactgtttgcacctcaacctgttttgcccataactttcaaaccgtagctccattttcgacgtgctactagtttacgaactcggggcatcatgcacttcaccacgataccctggtcaactagaaattccaactggaacaaaaagtcaacttttgacccgctcggtcaacggtcaacctcggtcaacgtgcacagattctggtgtgatttgggacggggtgttacatgtgcCTTCTCAAATGATCTCTTTATGGCCTCAAACGAGCTCCTAGAGCTTGGTTTGATCGCCTCTCACAGTGCTTACTCGGCTTGGGTTTCCAGTGTAGTAAAGCtaactcttctttttttattttaaacataCCACTGACATCGTTCTTCTCCTCGTCTATGTTGATGATGTTCTCTTAATAGGTTCTAATACTTCTTTACTTGCTGCTTTGGTCACCCGTTTAAACACTGAATTTGCTCTGAAGGATCTTGGttctctttgttattttttgggtattgaaGCTCTGCCTTTTTCTGGTGGTTTGTTCTTATCTCAAACCAAATATGCTCATGATCTTTTGCAGTTGGCCAATTTGTTAGGCGCTGCGCCCATGGCCACCCCGATTTCTGTCAAACAAACCTTTCATAGCCAAGATCATCTTCCTGTCAATGCAACCGAATATCGAAGCCTGGTGGGAGCACTTCAATATCTCACATTTACACGGCCGGATATTCAGCAAGCTGTTAATCATGTGTGTCAGCATTTTCAAACTCTCCCACAGCAGCATCTTCGGGTCGTTAAGCGTATCCTCTGATATGTTTGTGGTACCATGGACTATGGTTTACGTTTCTTACAACAAAGCTCCAATTGTCTTCAAGGCTGCTCTGATGCAGACTGGGCTGGCTGCCTTTTAACTAGACGCAGCACTACAGGTTTTTGCATTTACTTTGGTGCCAACTTGATCTCTTGGTCCTCAAAAAAACAACCTACTGTTGCTTGTTCTAGTACGGAAGCTAAATATCGAGCCATGGCCTCCACTATCGCCGAACTCATTTGGATCTCTCACTTGCTGTAAGAAATCGGTATCTCATATGACAGGCCATTGAAGCTGTATTGTGATAATCTTAGTGCTCTTCATCTCACCATCAATCCGGTCTTTCATAATTGAACCAAACACTTTCAGCTCGACTATCATTGCATTCGAGAGAAGGTTGCCTCTGGAGAAATTACCACCCAATACCTACCATCTTCTTCTCAAATTGCAGATCTGTTTACAAAACCTCTCAGTCGTTctcaatttcttcattttcgcCGCAAATTGGGAGTTCACAAGCTTCCATTCGCCAGTTTGAGGGGGGATGATAAGCTGACTATACGGCAGCCATGTCACAGTTAGTAGCCATGTCATCACATAGCCACATCATCATACAATCTGGATCAACAAGAGTCTGCTTCAAACAAATCACCTCCAagtgataaaaacaaaactggTGTAGGATAAATGTTATTAGCGATAAAGCTGGTGTAGCTGGTGTAGTTATTTGTCATTGGTAATCCTTACTTTGCCTTTTCTTGTAACTAACGTATGGGAAAATACTTGTATAAATAATGCTGTAAAAGTCAATATTAGATGTAGAAAAAAGTGCAGTAAACAGTTAAGTAATACAATATACACAAGCACATTTTTGttcctttcttgttttttatcaCATTCGCCTCCTCATTTCCGATCAGCCCACCAAATCCCACGGCCAGCCGACCGTCGGTGCGCCTAGATCGAGGCTTTTTTGGCAGCCGCATCGATTCGTTTCAACCCCGATTTCTTCCCTATCCGACCTACATTTTGATCTACCTTTTCTGCAAAAATCACggtcagtggccaccggacacgCCACCGGAGGTGACGGTTTTCGATGACCAAGATGACTTGTCGAAAAACCCAATCCCGGTGAGTTCCCATTCACATCACCCACCCTTTTCCattaattccgacctcctgaactCAAATCCGAGGTCGGTTGCCTCCAATTCACAGCGGTTTGTGAGATCCAAGATCCAAAACCCGAGACCTTTCCTGTGGGATTCCGGACACCTTGGATCCAACCTCCGGGAGATAAGACCCAATCTGTAATCCTCGTTCCCTAAGCTTcatttcggtatattattcgtgcATTTTAGTTACTGTTTATGTTAGCTCCCCCGGATACCGTGTATTaattatctgaataaaatattaatttaattgttattggtaatgttgatattttaggagtacGTGTGAGTCGTGAGactgatcctatggaggatcttaatTGATAcgtgtgctcgaggtgagtgatccaccttcaaaattattttcggatgttaaattaattatattttgagatattttaatatttgaatgttttattCTACGTTAATTattagataaattgtgaattgaattttgatgccaatatttgaattaattgaaatatatgatttttgacaaattatagaaatctaaattttatgaaatgtgatatttaaaggaattgtgaatttaatattatttgatttattatgcgatttatttatgagaattttaattgttgtggattttatgaggtttaaatgatatatttgattcaaatttgtttttaaagatttaagaaagaaatatggatttaaattattatgtttcaaaaatatttatatattggaatattaaatatttgactttatgccattggaaaatttgaatatttgaattgatggaattgagagttgatggatttgaaatttatggaatttatgcgatggatttatgatgatggttttaaaaaggaatatcaaaaatttatgggtttaaatagataaaataaatctgGTGGTATTTTGTAcagatattgattttatgatttacgagtttttagatgcaccacacatgtactggtgttctgtatatgtggatataatTAGTatgcacatggatatgattagcgcgcagatgggtgtgagtagcacgcAAGTGATTTATGGAttgtcctatggttgccatcggatcgaTGGTCGGCAAGTTGATATCTGGCGTAGCCACCCCCTGCCTTGGCCAggatgcctgtttgcagcggcgcggtgggatgccacgtggccgtatgtcggtttctctctttaacctcctgtctggcggtgctcgggacgctgggtaccgtggcatcactggtatatagttggTGCATtaaaatggttttcacgacatgattttcaaatatgaaatattttaaaatcttatttttaataaaatgtatttaacggtgttttattatttatttattaaatttaaagatttacacaatttttatgaaaatgtttttatgaattgattattcaaattgttttggtattttgagatcaattctaatatattatatcttctttcattttattttattcttacatttattttaaatgggtgtTTTATATTGATTAAACTATTCatttacttaattgttcaattaattgatttattctaattatttaataatttcttgaattgtcttaatatgagttttattgatatttttgtattatctgtttatgatatgttattaatcttttagtaattgttataaaagtttattttcatttatattattatttccattataattttgtatccttaaattcttgtattttatttgaaatttatttgactaattattttctgaatctCGAGGCATAAAATATCggatttgtgaaaatgttttaaaaacggaacatttccaactgagtgactgtgagggttttgagagaaaaattattttcaattattattactaaactatttatgtatttatttatttaactattatttatttatttacttattactaaattacttaattataaGTAGTTAGTAGACTGGATCGCTCaatgagatgattagtatctcatattttttaaatttcgttctcttaggctcaggtggtagacattgttTGATCAGGGTGAGCTCGACAGTTTGACCATGTCTGACGGACCAAAaagtcttcttttcttcattccttattatgtaatatttctttctattctGTTTGTAATAACTATCACATTTAGAATTTcattaatgctctgtatactacattgaatgtattatttaattaattatgcattgattcacTGTTATTTGTTTGGAGCCCTGCAAacttgtggaaataaattgtagtaaggtgggagcaAAATGGAGTAATTGATTCCCTTCATGGTATCCATAAATAGTTGTATCTTGAATATTGATCTTGTGGTAATTtactttcatattttttattgaaagcCATTGTTTCAATCAAGTCTGGCCGCAATTTTATCAAGGTTTATAAACTGTCGAAATGTAACTATGAAATTTACAATGTAAAAGATTAGTAAAGTGGATTAAGCGTTGAAGGATGCTTCCAATATGGATAAAGAAGGCTTTACAGGTTTGTGGCCTCCTACATAAGATAAAGCTTTGCAAATTTTTgagtattaattataaaaatagtcACCATAATCAAACGTTGGAGGTCATTTCATCCACATATGTGAAAATGTGGACATTAATAAAGCTAAGCATTTGCTCCCTCCTTGTTCATGGTCTATGGTGATGAATGAAATATGGTAAAAGATCATGACTaagatatatattatgttaaagGAATCGGTGAAGGCCTTTTTGCAGGTACTCCGGTTGAAGTTGGTTTACAGATGAAAAGGAGAAAGCAGAGAGATCGTGTCCAAAACTGATGACTACAGatactataataataaaagaataaaaaatcaaaagataaaagatataAACCTAACCAaacaaggaaaaattaaaacGAAAAAAACTGTCTTAAAAGTCATAATTTGGACTAATTTGCTGGCTGGGCCACATTGGAATGAGagctaaaatgaaaaattttgctgttttatgcatatatacaacTCAACCATTCCTGTATTTACTTGACTCATATGATGCGTATTCCTCTATGCTGGCAGATCTTAACTCAGGTCTTCacaaattttcaagaaaatggAATGACCCATTTGCCTCCCATCTTTTCCTAAACAAAAGCCATTAGGACGTGTAAGTCTCACATTTACCTCCAAATGTGGCCAAATTCTTTTAACCAAAGATGAAGATCCACCACAAATATAGTGgcgctatatatatat
This genomic interval carries:
- the LOC132799386 gene encoding uncharacterized mitochondrial protein AtMg00810-like; the protein is MRLNTVDRDWRFDWALAGTVTSGSNTSLLAALVTRLNTEFALKDLGSLCYFLGIEALPFSGGLFLSQTKYAHDLLQLANLLGAAPMATPISVKQTFHSQDHLPVNATEYRSLVGALQYLTFTRPDIQQAVNHVCQHFQTLPQQHLRVVKRIL